A segment of the Corylus avellana chromosome ca2, CavTom2PMs-1.0 genome:
AGTATACTTATTTCATTAAGAGGCAGTGATGCTGGCTGATCAGAATCAGAGACTGGCTTGATCCTTGAGAGCAACAATGGGTCCCGCCGAAATGGCAGCATAAACTGATGGTTAATTAAAATAGCAGTTTTTCCTTCAATCTGCAAGCTCTTGTGAACGTTAACCTTTTGTGCAGTTGATTCATTGCTCTGTGGAGAATAACCCAATGATACAAAAAGCATTACCGGTTTGGGTCGATGCCACTTTATTTCTAGTTTGCAAGACCACGATTCTCCACATTTCAGAGATGGAACAGAAACCAATCCAAAagatttctgaattttttttatttcatctgTACCCAATTGACTTTCATCCTCCCCTTGGGGTCCAGAAATGCCGACAAGCTCAACATGATGACTGTCCAGAGAGTATGGTTCCGCTTCCCTTGGACTAAATAAGCCACCTCCTTTTACATCTACCAGGTTAATCTTTAACTCCCCAGAGTAGACTGCATGGCCCATGGAGATCACAGTAACAGGTACCATGAAACTCTCTCCAACAAATGCAGGGCCAGAAGCACCTAAATAAAGATCCACTTGTGGATCTGGTTCTTCGACCTGAGCAGCCTTTTGACCATTGAAAGCTAGAGCAGCATCCTTGGTTGGAGAGGTCTCTACACGGTCTTCAAACTTCCAAAGAGGTAAATCCTCCATTGAAGCTGGACTTTCAGCTCTGCAACAGATTGTGAAGTGCGTTCCAATTTTTGCAATAACAGATATACATTCAAGCTTTCCACTTTGATCTGAATGTGtcgtaaaaaattatcataacaGTTAGAACCATACTTTAATTACACGACAGGAGATGGGACATAGGAACAATACTTTAATTTACTTTGAGAAAATCTCACCAGAGGGATGGTGCATATCTAGGAggaacaaaaagagaaagaaaagaaaaggcaagcATAAAGCAACTCCTTTTAACTGGATAATAGGTCAATTTAACAATAGAATGGGGTCAATCAATTCAATCAAATTGCTGGAAGAACCACTGCAGAACTTGCACAATTCGTGCCATTTGAAAAAACAATATCATAATGCACATATCATAGGCAAGGCCATATCAAAAGAATGCAAGGCCCAAAAAAGTTTGACTGTATCAGTTAAAACAAACATATAGGGTGGATCATCTTCATGGTATTTGTTAATTCAAAAGCCCCcacccctccaaaaaaaaaataataataataaaagaagttGGTGGGAGGAACATGCTCAGTGTGCATCCCCAgaagtataatatatatatattttttttctttcttctcaattATCCCcctttagagcattcacatccgattcttcaaaatttgaagagaacaacccctctttttctattttgaagaATAACTTTTGAAAAACACTCTACATcccattctttatttttatttttctctacttCATTCTTTATTCCATTCAAATATTCAACCTCAAGCTCAAATTTTGAAGCTTTTGGAGAGAGATGAGCATAGGAAGAGTTTTTTATTAGGCTTAAAGAGggaaatgaataaaataaaagatgacattttctttaaaatgaaGGATGAGAAACAACCGAATATAGGGTGATTTTAAGGTGggtttcttcaaaatttgaagaaaaagagtGTTTGAAGGACCGGATGTGGATACTCTTAGAgattgaacaaaacaaacagcCAAAACCCTAAAGAAAGCAGAGGAGGTAACTGATTTACCAGATTTGATGTCATAAGTGAAACGTAGCCATTTGTTTGTAGCAAGTGCCAGAGAAGAAGAAGTCTCTACTCGGTGCCCTTGTTTATCATCAGATGTAGCAGCTGAAGAAGGTCTTTGGGCATTCATGATGATAAAGTTACAATCAGATTGATTGAATTGCAATTCTAATTGATCAATTTCAACACTAACAGGTAACTGTGACAGAAGTGATATTGTAATCAAGGTGGATACACTGGGCTTGATTATCTGTTCATGAAAAGCAACTGAAGCAAGAAGTACCAATCTAAGTGGACTGACAAGATCAATCTCAAGGTGAAGTGGATTATCTCCAGTTATTTGAAGATTATTACGGCTCTCAACTTGTGGCAGCTCTGATTCTCCACAGACAAGCCCAAAAACCTCCTTGTGTATTACTTCTCTCTCTGCCAGACTTGCAGGACCAGCTGGGCCACATTCTTTAAATCTTAAAGACTGGGTATCAATACCAGATGATACTGGCAGCGCAGCCATTTCAAGTGAGTACTCTACAAATTCTTTCACTGTACCACGTTTCCTTGCACACTCCCGCAGGTAACCCAAGACCTCCCAAAGCAAAATGACCCACCCCTCTCGTCTGTACAGACTTGCAATATCATCAAAAAGCTGTTTTGCATTAGTAAAGTCACCAGCAGCATAATATTCTCTGGCCATCTGGAATCCACAAAAAGAGCCCATCCTCTGGACTTTGAGATCACCGTATGATTCGTAAGATTTTTTTAGCAGAGCAATTATTTCAAAGGAATCTTGAAACCTTTTTCCTTCCGCAACAGCAAATCGAATATACTCTTCATCTGTGATACTGCAAAGCCAGATGAAAAGAAATGTAAAGCTTTAGTGAGAAAAGAGAAGTTAGTATCGAACTGAACATTTGGAGTATTATTTGTCAAGACTTACGGCAGCATAGAAAATGCATCCCCTTGCTCAAGTAATCGAGCAAACTGACCCACATAAGCTGAAGGTACCACAGATTCGGCACTATTATCCATTTCATTAGCGGTTTCTAGCATTGACAGTGCAAGTTCCAAAGAGGATCTCTTCTCCTTTAAGTAGTGAGCAGCTAACTGTTTCAAGATGAATCGTGGAGATTCCAGTCAGTAAAATGTATAATTAGATTCAACTAAAACATGTCTGTGTGTGTATGTACATACTTAAAGAAAAGGGAGCATGGTGTTTCATACTGTAAACAAGTCCAACGAGTGGAGAATTTCAATAGaggaaacaaaagaaaggaTGGAGACTGATCATAATAGGTCCATGGATTGAcatgataaaaaaatcattgcaaTTCGAATGAAGTCCTTGAATGATCTAATATATTTTCTGTTGACTTAGAAGAAGAGTAGGCCATAAGAAAGGGCAACACAAGAACGAGTATGCATATTCATGTGACATCTCATCTGATTCCAGTGATTGCTTTTCCTCAAGATAGGAGGAAGGCAAAGAACACTGCTCTCACCTGATAGTAATAGGCTGGACGAGATTCCCACTCTGTCAAAGGCGTGTCTTTTGTAGCTAAAACTAGAGATGAAATATTTTGAATGGCTGCTGAACTTTTATCCAGCAATTCTGCAAATACCAAAAATTGCCTACTCATCCACTCCCGGTGAAGAAATATAGCCTCTGGCGCTCCAACCAGCCTTCTATACGAAGCATTGTGCCGGCGGAACCACAAAACTGCTTCCCCAACCTTCCCACCATGCAATAGCAAAGTTGATATCTTGAAGTGCAATTGCTCTGCAACAGTTTTTATCTCAACTAGGCGTTGGAGTGCTGGCAACCTTTTCGATGTCCCAATCATCTGCATCATCGAGTTCATGCAAGTTTCCTGAAGAGTTTTCTACAATTTGGGAAACTGAAAGTGAACAAAGCGTGAATGTGGATGGTACCTCTCGCAGTGTCTGATAGGCATCTTCATAAAACCTTAAAGCTTCAACCCAATCCCTTCGGAACTCTGCATATACAGCAACCTACCAATTCATCAAAACAGCAACATTTAGAtcatatataaacaaacaagTTGAGAAGATGTAATGCATCCGATTACATCTCCAGCTATCATTCTTGGGCCAGATACTTGAATCAATGGACAGGATTAGTTAGCTGTTAGAATGGTTAGAAGTAAATTGTAGTTAAATATTTTGACTGTAATCATTTGAAGGCATCGATCAGTTTGTGAGAAATACTTGTAAGGAGGTTTTTGCTGCCTCGAATAGCCATAGTAATTCCAATTCTTTCTTCCCTAATTTCCTATTCTTTTCCATATAAATGCTTACAATTTCATGAAAATCATACAAAAACATTGCAAAGAAAAGGTAGTAGAAGCGGAAAGTATTTTGAGAGCAAAAAGGCGCTTACTTTGAAGCAATAGCGAACGTGCAACTCAATGCTAGAAGAGTTGAAGGTCTTCTTTTCAAGACGCAATTTGATCCTTCTCCCCTCGTCTCTATAATAGGCACTGGCCAATTCAGCGAAGGCGGATCCCAGCCTTTGTAGAGACTGTTTGAGCTCGGAGGGTTCGTCCGGCTTAAACAGGAGAATGTATTTGGGATCCAATTCGGCACGCTTGCGGAGCGCAAGCATTCGATCTTCGCCGATATCATCTACAAAAtgggaaattaaattggttaggAGTAAGAGCAGCGCATCCAATTCCAATTCCAACTCATAACACTACCAACCATTGAGAGGGTTACTGGATTGGTGTGGCACCACCACAAGAAGAAGGAATTTGACGTTCCTGGGACGAAGCAGGGCTTTGAGTTGATCGAGGAGGGAGCAGACCTGGAGCCACTGGGCGGGATCACCGGAGAGCTGATCGTAGGAGAAGAGAGCGGCGAGTACGGAGGGAACCTTAGTGCGGTGCTTGAGCAGCCAATCCCTCTTCAAGATGCCACCGACAGCAGTCTCATGATCATCGTTGTCTTTGCTCTCTTTGGTggtggagaaaagaagagaggccTTAGAGAAGTCAGGGAGAGCGAGGGTGTTGATTGGTGGCTGCTCCGAGTGGAGGTGCCTCGACAAGGTTGCGTGAAGCTCCGGACATCCCACCACCGCTATCAGACTCACCGGTGGTGTCCTCAGCTCTTCCGGGTATTCCTCCATTTCCGATTCAgattgggattgggattgggattgggattgCGGATTGGGATTCAGATCTTTCCCTCTATCTATCTCTGGATTCGGCCCACTAGGCCCGTTAAGCTCTTGAATTTGTATACGGCCCTCTATTAGGTGCGGCTGGGCTTGAGTATCATTGGGTCCAGAAACCCAACCTAAAGGTGGCCTGGTTGAAGCTCCAAGCCTAGAAGCAAATCCCATTTAACAGGTTGGTTGAAAATGCCGCAACTGCGGTGTGGTCATTATGTTCCTACTAGTACTATTACATATATACGGTCTGGTCATTCTAGTAAATTTATTCTTTACGcttatttattatattcattTCACATTTACTCATTTCATTCATTTAGATATTATTACTactagaattttattttattttctttttcttttttaaaaatataattaagtagcATTGCTTTGCTCTCTCACTTATCAACGGGGCGTTAAGTATCCACAAATATTGACAAAAAGAGAAGAGTTGGTAGGTTAGGTAGGGCGATGCATATTTACACTTGAGAGCGCAATACGTAGTAGTGTCGCCTTCAACCTTAATTGCCCaatttgaaaggaaaaataGTGTTTTAGCCACATGTTTGTTAATGGGCCATACAAGCCCAGTCATCATGTTTTAGATAGCTTTAGCCAACCCTTGATTATAATTACTATACTCTCCTTGATTTAAAACAAGAAACACtagaaaaataaacatttaatAGCCATTCATACATCCTAATCATATTGAATTGATGGCACTTCAAAAGTCAGCATTTTATCTATTAATTCAAATTACTTGTTTTACTAATTATTTCAACGTCGGGGTTGGTAAGCTATGATCAAGATGGTTAGTTGGCCAAACAAAATTGGTATCAAAACAGCGATCGAAATACAACTTTTTTCCATGCATGGGAAAGTCACAGGCGAAAAATTAATCAGTTTCGCACGATAAAAGATGAAGAAAGCATTGAGTGGAAAAGGCCAGTTGAGATCAGCCAAGCTTTCATCCAATTTTATGAGGAACTTTTTAGCACAGATGGGTCGACAAGGATGGAAAAATGTATGGAAGCTATCGATACCCATGTGACTATGGCCAtgaacaaaaaattgttaagatCATTTGAGGCAGCTAAGTGTTGACTTAGCACTATCACAAATGCATCCTCTCAAGTCACTTGGCCCTGATGGTTTTGCAGTTGTGTTTTATTAGAAGTCGTGAGCAACCATCCGTAATAAGGTATGTTCAGTAGTCCTTAATTTTTTGAATGGAGGTAGTTTTGATGAGAAgataaatgaaacatatatatgccttattccaaaaatcaaaaatcctACAAGAATAACTGAGTATCGACCTATCAGTTTGTGCAATGTCTTTTACAAGCTAATTTCCAAAGTATTAGCTAATAGAATGAAGAAAATTCTAGCCACCATAATTTTGCCTAATCAAAATGCCTTCATTCCTAGGAGGCTTATCACGGATAAAATCCTAAATGCTTTTGAAGCGTTACACACTATGGATACAAGaatgaaaggaaaagagagacACATGGCCCTAAAGTTGGATACGAGCAAGGCTTATGACAGGGTCGAGTGAGATTTTCTGGAAGCAATTATGAGAAAGCTTGGCTTTGCAGACCGATGGGTTAAACTGGTTATGACTTTTGTTTGAACGGTGACATACTCGGTGCTTGTCAATGGGCACCCATATGGGAGAATTGTTTCATCAAGGGGTTTGAGGAAAGGTGACCCTTTATCACCATATTTCTTCATTCTGTGTGCGGAAAGGTCTAACAGCTGCCCTTAATAGGGCGAAAAGTGAGAAGGGCATCATAGGGTTGCCAATTACAAGAAGAGGCACAAGGATAAATCATTTgttctttgcagatgatagccTTCTTTTTTGCAAAGCCAATATCTTTGAATGAATTCGGATTCAAGAAGTTTTGGCTATGTATGAAAAGGCATCGGGGCAAAAGTTGAACAAGGAAAggacttccattttttttagccaaaataCCAAGCAAGAAGCCCGAGCTCTCAGTTGCAGGAATTAGTTCGACACAAAGGCATGAGAATTATTTGGGGCTGCCTGCGCTCatagaaagataaaaaatcaGCACCTTTTCAAGGATAAAGGGGCAGAATTGGGATCAGATGCATGGATGGAAGGAGAAATTTCTATTTCAAGCAGGTAATGAGCTCCTATTGAAAGCAGTTGTGCAGACCATCCCTACTTACACCATGAACGTGTTCCAACTTCCTAAGACTTTATGTAAGGAGATTAACGCAATGATGGCAAAATTTTGGTGAGAGCATTAGGGTGAATCGAAAGTAGCTTGGATGAGCTGAGAAAAAATGGGAAGGGCCAAGGAGAAGGGTGGATTGGGCTTCCGTGACTTGGAAAGTTTTAATATGGCGCTACTTGCAAAACAAGGGTGGAGGCTGATTCAATATCCGGATTCTTATGTGGCAaaaaattttagggataaataTTTTCCCAATTGAACATTTTTGGATGAATCATTGGGGAAAAAAGCTTCCTATGCTTGGCGTAGTATTTGGATTGCAAAAAAATGTCTACAAGTAGGGTTGACATGGGGGGTGAGAGATGGGAGGAGGATAAATATATGGCATGACCGATGGTTGCATTCACCCGCGACATATGCGGTACAAACCCTTGTACAGGTTTTGGAAGGAAATGCTACGGTAAGCGCTTTAATAGATGAGGCAACTAAGTGGTGGAATATCCCTTTGGTTGAGGAGGTTTTTCAATAGGGCTGATGCAGAGAAGATATGTGAGCTAGCCATCTGTCCAACACCGCAAGTAGACAAGGTGGTATGGGCAAGTAACAAGAGCGGTGAAT
Coding sequences within it:
- the LOC132171566 gene encoding uncharacterized protein LOC132171566 is translated as MEEYPEELRTPPVSLIAVVGCPELHATLSRHLHSEQPPINTLALPDFSKASLLFSTTKESKDNDDHETAVGGILKRDWLLKHRTKVPSVLAALFSYDQLSGDPAQWLQVCSLLDQLKALLRPRNVKFLLLVVVPHQSSNPLNDDIGEDRMLALRKRAELDPKYILLFKPDEPSELKQSLQRLGSAFAELASAYYRDEGRRIKLRLEKKTFNSSSIELHVRYCFKVAVYAEFRRDWVEALRFYEDAYQTLREMIGTSKRLPALQRLVEIKTVAEQLHFKISTLLLHGGKVGEAVLWFRRHNASYRRLVGAPEAIFLHREWMSRQFLVFAELLDKSSAAIQNISSLVLATKDTPLTEWESRPAYYYQLAAHYLKEKRSSLELALSMLETANEMDNSAESVVPSAYVGQFARLLEQGDAFSMLPITDEEYIRFAVAEGKRFQDSFEIIALLKKSYESYGDLKVQRMGSFCGFQMAREYYAAGDFTNAKQLFDDIASLYRREGWVILLWEVLGYLRECARKRGTVKEFVEYSLEMAALPVSSGIDTQSLRFKECGPAGPASLAEREVIHKEVFGLVCGESELPQVESRNNLQITGDNPLHLEIDLVSPLRLVLLASVAFHEQIIKPSVSTLITISLLSQLPVSVEIDQLELQFNQSDCNFIIMNAQRPSSAATSDDKQGHRVETSSSLALATNKWLRFTYDIKSDQSGKLECISVIAKIGTHFTICCRAESPASMEDLPLWKFEDRVETSPTKDAALAFNGQKAAQVEEPDPQVDLYLGASGPAFVGESFMVPVTVISMGHAVYSGELKINLVDVKGGGLFSPREAEPYSLDSHHVELVGISGPQGEDESQLGTDEIKKIQKSFGLVSVPSLKCGESWSCKLEIKWHRPKPVMLFVSLGYSPQSNESTAQKVNVHKSLQIEGKTAILINHQFMLPFRRDPLLLSRIKPVSDSDQPASLPLNEISILIVSAKNSAEVPLRLLSMSLQLDNDSVVRSYSTPHEVEDLDPALLVPGEEFKKVFTVISEVNSSKLRLGTMCVRWRRDSGTEEQSGSTVTSVLTEQILPDVNVELPPLVVSLDCPPYAILGDPFTYLIKIRNQTQLLQEVKFSLGDAQSFVLSGSHIDTVFVLPKSEHILSYKLVPLASGVQQLPRFSVTCVRYSAGFLPSIAASTIFVFPSKPHFKVASVRDRRTESLVAE